The Vitis vinifera cultivar Pinot Noir 40024 chromosome 3, ASM3070453v1 region ttattattgttattattgttgttattatcgTCATTGTATGTTTACCAAAGACACTATTTATATAATGCAATTGCAtgcatattaatataaatattattcataaaattttaataagaaataatcatttataataatatttcaaataataataataataataataataataaataataaataaaattaaaaatactcaTATGTATAATACATAGATGTGGGATATCCtagtaaataagaaaaaagttcaataataataataagtaaattgaaaagaaaattaatgataAAAGAAGTAGTAGGTTGGGGCATTTTTGTTGGCAGGTTATGTAGTGAAAGAGATGGGGTTGAGGCTTTAGGTCTAATGGCTACACTTTCTAAGCTAATCATAGGGCAATTACAGGTACCCATCAAGTTTGTCCCTAGGGCAATTATGGGTACCATCAAGTTTGTCTCCAGGGCAATTGTTGGTACCACCAAGTTTGTCTCATTAACCACTGTGGGACATTATTGACTTGTGAGAAATGTTGGattttaattgaatattaaatagaattaaaaaaaaaaaaactaagttgggtttattttaaaattaaaaacttatatatgcATAAAAGTAGAACTGTAgaaaatcttatataaaaaaattaatgtaatttatatctttaaaaattttaaaattttagataatatcctaatttttaaaatgattatttttttagtttagtaaattattatttgaaaatgataaaaGGTGTTACTCTATGTGGcaaggttttttaaaaataattttttagaaaagtttttaaagataattttataatagtttttggaataaaatctatttggaatattgaaatattttttaattttttttaaaataaattatttatagtattttattttcaataattcaattattattttttgaaacaagtGACCTTCTAATGTTttatctaaagaaaaatcaattttccttttgttgaaagtttgaaaatattttcatatttctaattttaagagtgggaaataaaaataaaaataattacctaGGGCCTATTTGGAATTGTTTTATGTTATctagaataaataataaagaaaattcgtttaacaataaaaaactgttttatattttctagtcttaaaataaaaaatatgatgttttcagataacatattttagttgatttttattattttcacttgtttttttatagttattttaagaaatgattatataaacatatagaatgattaaaaataaaacattagatttaaaaattatttttaaaaatattttaagttttcaaatagactttaGTTTTACAAATCTCACATAAcaactttcaaaaattgttctaaaaaaattattttttataattattttcaaaaacctttaCCTAACGAACCCGTATACTCTACAACTTGTTCGATGAgcgttgttttttgttttttttattctttttatttataattttaagtcCTTTTCTCAAATGATAGGTTACATTAATTTCCATTTTAACCTTTGaccaaattcaaatatttaaaaaatgaagcgTATAACTTAATTCCTTATTACATAAGGAACCATTTTCcttgaagagaaaaaataacatCTCAAAGAAGTTTTCtttataatacaaaaaaaaaaaaaaaaatctaataattatcattatcatAGCTTCCATCAACCCTTTACAAAAGTGTCATTGCACCACTCCATTTGCCATCATTTTGggatttaagaaataaaaaagaaaaagaaaaaatagatattagggttttagcattaaaaaatgtatttattatagtaattttttaaataaataaataaataatggatttttattaatttgtctATATTCttaatgataattttatataggaataatttaataaaaatataaattaagaaaatagaaagcGAAATGTTAGAGGGACTTATTAATACAAATATCCAAATAAGTTATTAGCAAAACTAGCTGATGGCATTGGACAGAAATCCAAACGgtcaaaaaattatgaaattggacaaaataatttagatttaaaattataataaataatatttttttttttgggtggtgataaataaataaataaataaataaatttataaaaaataatattgccTTGATTTGTAGAAGCcttggtttctttttgttggAAGGACAAGACACATTGATGAGTCCCATCCCACACATCCTTTGACTGTCATTTGACCATTTGACTACTTCCACCAATCatcttttttttcccacttttatttttaaaaatcattttgtttactttttttgaagtttttccaatatttaaattaaaatattcaaaaagttGTTCACTAAAAGGGCAGTCCTTTTCACCGGAAAGTTGCTAAGTCTATTGGTTAAAAGAGCCCCCACCCCCTCCAATTACTCCACGTGTTCAAACTAGGGCTGATATGGTAATTTCACACTATGTATTCGTTTCCCTATTCCAAAACTGCCCTTGGTTTGGCTGGGAGCGGGTGAAAACGGTACACATTCCCAAACCTGTGTCTCCAATCCGACGGTATGTATTCGTCGTCTGATGAATCCCCAGCCGTCGGATGCTAGGAGGATAAGCCAACCGTCTTTTGGACAAAAGCGGGACCCAGAAAAACACTTAAAaaggtaatatttttatttattatgctGACGTGGTCTCGATTTTCGGCAAGGTTTTGGATATAAGTATTCGTACCCCGGCGCTAAGAGAGCAtacttagagagagaaagtgagcAGCGTTTTCTCTCtcttagggttagggttttgaattttcctttttttttttttgggtttttataaattaattttttctttggaGTTTTGGAGGCGTCAGATCGAAGCAGATGAGTAGAGTGACCGGGACTGTGAAGTGGTTCAATGACCAGAAGGGGTTTGGGTTCATCACCCCCGACGACGGCGGCGATGATCTGTTTGTGCACCAGTCCTCGATCAGATCCGAAGGCTTTCGGAGCTTAGGAGAAGGCGAGGCGGTTGAGTTCGTGGTGGAGTCCAGCGACGACGGGAGGACCAAGGCGGTAGATGTTACTGGACCGGATGGCAACCCTGTTCAGGGCAGCCGCGGAGGAGGTGGCGGAAGAGGTGGGCGAGGCGGTGGGGGttatggtggtggtggtggataCGGCGGCGGGGGCGGTGGGTATGGTTATAACGGCGGTGGAGGACGCGGTGGTGGTAGAGGAGGCCGCGGTGGCGGTGGAGGTGGAAGGAGTAGTGGCGGCTATGGCGGCGGCGGATATGGAGGCGGAGGCGGATATGGAGGTGGAGGCGGAGGCGGAGCTTGTTACAACTGCGGAGAGGAGGGCCATCTCGCAAGGGACTGCAGTCAGAGTAGCGGCGGCGGAGGAGGCGGTGGCCGATACAGTGGCGGAGGCGGAGGCGGTGGAGGCGGCGGTGGCGGTGGCGGTGGCTGCTACAGGTGCGGAGAAGCAGGCCATTTCGCTCGCGAGTGCCCTAACAATGCCCGTTAAAGTGCGAGCAAAAAGGCGATGATTGGTGGGGGGTAAACGTGTATTTTCAcatgtttttttccttcctcTCATCATACCTGTCGTTCTTCTTTTTCAGTTACTGTCATGGTTTGTTTCTTAGTGGGTCATCTTCGTATAGCCCACCTTTCTCATTTCAAGTTATGTTTTGCAACTGTTTGGGCCTATCTTTCATAGGGTTTTTCTTGGATCGGATATGGTGATTTGCTCTCTCTTTTCCCCTCTCTCCCCCCTCTTTTTCTTGAATTGACATTGGGGTTGGTTGTTTCTACTATGTTGAGTTACAGAGTAGCAAGAGAATGGTGTTTTTGTTCACAAATATTAAGCTCTGTCTGTtcctatacatatatatacattgtGGTTTTCAATTGCAATGAATTAGGGTTTCCCTTTTATCTCCCTGTTACTGTTCTGCTTTTGATTTTTCCCCAGCTATATAGTGTTATGTGGTGGTGGGGTCAGGCTCAGAAGGGTTTTGCCTTTCTCTTGAAAAAGATTGAAACTGATTGATGCAGAAGCGTCTTTGAATAATGCAACCTAAAGTCACCCAATAATAGTAATGGGAAGAGCCCCCCTTCACTGTTTTTGAGTCTTTTTTGGCCTGGTGAATGGTCCACCATTCCAGGGACCATGACCCAGAATGGTTCTTGGATGTTCTTCCATACCatgggtggtggtggtggtttcATCTTTTCGTGGGTAAAGTTGGTTGATGTTATGGG contains the following coding sequences:
- the LOC100259004 gene encoding glycine-rich protein 2 — translated: MSRVTGTVKWFNDQKGFGFITPDDGGDDLFVHQSSIRSEGFRSLGEGEAVEFVVESSDDGRTKAVDVTGPDGNPVQGSRGGGGGRGGRGGGGYGGGGGYGGGGGGYGYNGGGGRGGGRGGRGGGGGGRSSGGYGGGGYGGGGGYGGGGGGGACYNCGEEGHLARDCSQSSGGGGGGGRYSGGGGGGGGGGGGGGGCYRCGEAGHFARECPNNAR